The Culex quinquefasciatus strain JHB chromosome 2, VPISU_Cqui_1.0_pri_paternal, whole genome shotgun sequence genome contains the following window.
AGACGTTCCGAGAAGTGCCCAAGTTCCGAGTTATAACAGTTGTCAACATCAATTTTAAGTGTGTGTCAAGACAGCACGACAAGattcttttatatgaaaagtgacaaaaaagctcggagttttttcgatttttattgaatatctcaggattgatatcgaattttggggatctgtgaatgtCATaatgtgaggcattgtgagctgcacaaaatggcgttctaaaTTCAATTGGGCCCAAAATTCACGTACGGTACGACAAGTTAACACGACAGCGACAAAATCGGTATCTaaagtagtgaaattttgagcagatttttttttaattttataacattCATTAAACAGTGTAATAtaggaaaatactaaaactttACTCACTAGTAATTTTGACCCAAACACTCTActaaaaaaattttgttatatacacaaattttcagaaatagcCTTGTCAAACGAAGCGATagcttgcaatttttttatgtttttttttataaaacatactTATATGTTATATAAAGTGCAATTCACCATGCATTAGTCATCATGAAGATAATGAAGGATCCTTAAGAGGTTACACGTAAGTTAAATTAGCcataaattgagtttttttttttcaaattacccAAATGACTGATATATAATTACTActaagaaataatttaaaaatattttttcaagatagTTGATCATAATAAATGTTTATTGCTATTTCAtgtaattctttttcaaattgcaTATAACTTGTATCAAACATTGTATGCAACTTTATATGAGATTTTCAGCAGTACTAGAAGCGAGCCGAAAAGTGACAGAATGATGTAAACATAAAAGTTCAGGCAAGTCTAGGAGCAAGTTGTATGAATTTGTTCAaagatattttgttaaaaacaacTTAGAAAGCAGGTAAATTTGAAATACTTCCATTAAGAATCGGCTTTTGCATCAATCACTCACTGAGCTTAATGTTATGACAAGGTTCTGGGTGTTATTTTTGTTTCGCCGGCTTTTGCCTGTTTGCATAACATGAAGACGATCAGTTTCAAAACATGGTAAATTGCCAATTCAGATATGTATGAGAAAGTCGTAAGTTGTTGTGAATTGAGTCAATGTTATGGAAATGCATCTGAccatttctagtttttttttgataaggtcctataaaaatatctggagttttttttttttgaaaaggtccaataaaccaaatttccagtttttgcttttatgatgtttttgaaaccgccttgagtcaggggtattaaaaaacacccaaaaagcaaaaactgaaaatttggtttattggacctttttttttaaaaaaaacccagatatgaaacacaaaagcttaaaggatctgtaaaaaaaaactctagatttctaGATCACATTTTCTTAGGGTTTTATTCACATAGGAAACATAGTATAGGATAtggtttgaaattaaaaaaaaaatcgaattgtacaaagatttaaaaaaaattcacagaAGATTATTCaatgatgtttatttttttaataaataatgttAGTTTGTATGACATTTGGTCGGGGTGTGAgattgtaattatttttaagatATTTAGCAGTTTCTAAGGTTCTttcaattaaacttaattttgttcAAAGGGCTGTTTAAAGGACATCTTGAGAAAACTTCGCTTACAAAAATCATGCTCCTTGAACATATCCTGTCATTTTGGCAGCcaatatatttgtttttttaaattgccttTTTCAAGCTACACAGTTGGATGACTTTTGTTGACTATgtccttcacagaaaaaaatcaattctcgtaatcgtgaattaagttcacgaatgtgagaaccacgaaggaatttattcatgattatggtgcatttgcactataaacgtgaatatattccttcgtggttctcgcattcgtgaatttaattcacgatttcgagaattgttttttttttcagtgttgtaaTTTGGCATAATCTAGTTTCGTTTAACCCTATGTAATCCTTTCTAAGAGTAAAGGTAGAGTAATTCATCAAATTCTaccatattttgagaaaattttggtaAACTATCGGGAAGCATAAGGAACAAGACTATCTTAGAAAAATCCTTGGTGAAAACTTTTTCGATGTCatttaaattattgttatttagaaattacgagagtttaagtttctttttgaaaatgaaaattgctgtaatttTTATTGTAGAACCTTGAAAGTTACGGACcttaaatttaatataaattcTTTTTAATGGTGTACATCACTCAGAGCTTTTCACACAAAGATTAATGTTACACACATATTATTCCTGCTTCAGTCTATTTGACGTATATTGTgcttatatttatatcaaaatagTCGTGATGCTTCATCGAAAATCAGACACACTTTATTGACCACTAAGTTGCCTTTGAATTAATCCTTACATTGCGTGATTCAAAGCAACTAACACCTTTCTCTTGTTCTATTCCCAAGACACAATATAGTAAGGCGTTATTCAAATGAGTTTATTTTGAGAATCTGAATGGTCTACTCCACCCACAAATGACGTCAGAACCTTTAATGCATCATAATTAAACAAACCCACCCTCAAGAATTAAGGTTTATTTTCGTATTTCCCTATTTCCAGCACAATGTCCTTGCTTGTACTGCGCCCTCTGCTGGTGCGGAACCAACGATTCTCGCAGCTCTCGATGCTGCGCGGCCTGTCGTCACTTCCGCAGCAGGTCCGCACCTATGCTACGGCTCAGCGGAAGAGCGCTTCCACAACGTCCCTATCTGCCAGCACCGATCGTACGGACGTCTCGACGGATGTCCGTCCGATGGGAGAGCGCGTCAAGGAAAACACCAAAACTGCCAGCTATTTGGGAATTATTTTGGTCGGGGTTGGCGTTACGGCCACCTTGTTCTATTACACCTTCCGGGAGTTGTTCTCTTCGAACAGTCCGAACAATATCTACACGGAGGCGCTCGATCGGGTCAAAAACGAGAACCCGGTCAAGGATGCGCTGGGAGCGCCGATCAAGGGATTTGGCGAGGAAAGCCGGCGTGGCAGAAGGACACACGTAGCTCACACGAGCTACATCAGGGACGGAGTACAGTACATTAGGATGCAGTTCTACGTGCAAGGGATTCGTAACAAAGCGACGGTGCATTTGGAGAAGAAGATGAACGAGTCCGGCGACTACGAGTATCGATATCTGTTCGTACAGCTGGACTACTACCCGCACACCACGGTCATCATCGAAGACAACCGACTTCAGCAGGACATCCCCAAGCCTGGTAGCGCTCTAGAACCAATTTTATAACTTTGCAAAATTTCTACCAAGCTTCATGTtatgtttgtaaataaaatgTGTTCAAAGTCCACAGGAAtttctttccatacaaaaacccATAAATTTCCCTCAAAAGTTTAGTTATATTTCTCCTTCCACGGAACAACCTCCATCGCTCGTATCACAAACCGCTCAAACAGCCAGTCCTTAACCTTATCGGCTAACCACAGCGAAACAACGAGCACCGAAAAGTACTGCATCCAAAACTGCGCCACCTTCTGCCAGATCGACGTATTATAGAGAAGCGCTGTCCTGCGACTGTCTTCCCCTCCAATCGTAAGCTCAACCCGGATCGTAACCTCCCCGGCGCCATCCCGTGTCCAGTGGGATCTGTGCGGGTCAAATTTGAAATATGCCGCGTTGGAAGATTCAATCTCGTCCAGGATGGACGGTGGGAGGAACTGGTGCAGTGAGGTGTAATTCTCCCCTGGAAGGTAATTGTGGTTGAAGTGAGACTTGATGTTGCGCATGAAGAACGGACACTGGAGGGCAACGGTCTGGCTGGAGGTTAGGTGGCCGCTGTGAGTGATGGTGCCGGAGGGGAAGGGATGAACTGGGGGAGGTACCTTGTCCAAGGAGATGATCGTTGGAATTTTGAAGAGACAACGACTCTGTGAaaataaaaacgattttttttgttaagatgtCGTAAATTTTTGTGTTAGAGAGCAGGAGTTCATTTCAATCAATGTTTGGTCATTGTAAAATGCCAGGTTTAGTTCAGCTGAACACATCTGgaattatgtttaatttataatgtttttttgaaacagCTATTATA
Protein-coding sequences here:
- the LOC6040866 gene encoding transmembrane protein 231, which encodes MVTIVDQTNHSQPKSKTMKHLFNLHRKAVRIDYRNQLCSLATFATGCVVLLSLIIPYYVVQFINPGDVWDRYRLAYEQPRVHFDYRYLFLTEVALPEAQSEIITCSSFEPYNELTEQRQECGVIKVTSDDSNVDGKVDALAVSVSFNLPQEATGLKFYTFYFFLDAVVKSRCLFKIPTIISLDKVPPPVHPFPSGTITHSGHLTSSQTVALQCPFFMRNIKSHFNHNYLPGENYTSLHQFLPPSILDEIESSNAAYFKFDPHRSHWTRDGAGEVTIRVELTIGGEDSRRTALLYNTSIWQKVAQFWMQYFSVLVVSLWLADKVKDWLFERFVIRAMEVVPWKEKYN
- the LOC6040865 gene encoding mitochondrial import inner membrane translocase subunit Tim21, translating into MSLLVLRPLLVRNQRFSQLSMLRGLSSLPQQVRTYATAQRKSASTTSLSASTDRTDVSTDVRPMGERVKENTKTASYLGIILVGVGVTATLFYYTFRELFSSNSPNNIYTEALDRVKNENPVKDALGAPIKGFGEESRRGRRTHVAHTSYIRDGVQYIRMQFYVQGIRNKATVHLEKKMNESGDYEYRYLFVQLDYYPHTTVIIEDNRLQQDIPKPGSALEPIL